The following are from one region of the Arachis duranensis cultivar V14167 chromosome 10, aradu.V14167.gnm2.J7QH, whole genome shotgun sequence genome:
- the LOC107471959 gene encoding probable choline kinase 2, with protein MDLANNTAGASERPAKHNEGAIGSPINDKASYAGIPSNNEVAGTGIPVTDLSVSSANPAKDEPGGANRVNDQADSSENLAKDKLDGAENSDEDKPDSPINLVNYRSGGAENPPNDKFSSAEMPVKELAAGIGTPVGTAESPVKRKDGSENPINNTKGDIETSVNDKADSAENAVDDKTRGIENLVNDKADEAESPLNKQADAAEIPVKVKQLAAENIVEYKADAVECPVDSNVNRLPAEAKEILISLASKWEDVLDPNALQVIPLKGAMTNVVFQIKWRTKAGETSRKVLVRIYGEGVDVFFDRHDEIRTFEFMSKHGQGPSLLGRFANGRVEEFIHARTLSASDLREPSISALIAAKMKEFHDLDMPGEKKVHLWDRLRTWLSEAKRLSSPKEVEAFYLDIIDREIFVLQNELSGAASQRIGFCHNDLQYGNIMLDEETNAVTIIDYEYASYNPVAYDIANHFCEMAANYHTETPHILNYKNYPELEERRRFVNTYLSSSGAQPNGSEVEDLLQEIEKYTLANHIFWGVWGIISAQVNKIDFNYKEYAKQRFQEYWTRKPYLLSHDAPSPYNAPSPYNNPAEGTGELAAPPQPPPPPPTHARKSSGIFKKMKRVLGLGLFRSSKNSTS; from the exons ATGGATCTTGCAAACAACACAGCAGGTGCTTCAGAAAGGCCTGCAAAACACAACGAAGGTGCTATAGGAAGTCCTATAAATGATAAAGCCAGTTATGCAGGAATTCCTTCAAACAATGAAGTGGCCGGCACAGGAATTCCTGTTACGGACCTTTCAGTTAGTTCAGCAAATCCTGCAAAAGACGAACCAGGTGGTGCTAACCGTGTAAATGACCAAGCTGATAGTTCAGAAAATCTTGCAAAGGACAAATTAGATGGTGCAGAAAATTCTGATGAAGACAAACCTGATTCTCCCATAAACCTTGTAAATTACCGATCAGGTGGTGCAGAAAATCCACCAAATGACAAATTCAGTAGTGCAGAAATGCCTGTGAAGGAACTAGCAGCTGGTATAGGAACTCCTGTAGGTACTGCAGAAAGTCCTGTGAAGAGAAAAGATGGTTCAGAAAATCCTATAAATAATACAAAAGGTGATATAGAAACTTCTGTAAATGACAAGGCAGATTCTGCTGAAAATGCCGTGGATGACAAAACACGTGGCATAGAAAATCTTGTAAATGATAAAGCAGATGAAGCAGAAAGTCCTTTAAACAAACAAGCAGATGCTGCAGAAATTCCTGTAAAAGTCAAACAACTGGCTGCTGAAAACATTGTAGAATACAAAGCAGATGCTGTTGAATGCCCTGTAGACAGCAACGTAAATCGTCTTCCAGCTGAAGCAAAGGAGATATTAATATCACTGGCAAGTAAATGGGAGGATGTGTTGGATCCAAATGCATTGCAGGTGATTCCTCTCAAAGGGGCAATGACAAATGTGGTATTTCAGATAAAGTGGAGAACTAAAGCTGGGGAAACATCACGGAAGGTTCTAGTTAGAATCTATGGTGAGGGTGTTGACGTTTTCTTTGATAGGCATGATGAGATCCGGACATTTGAATTCATGTCAAAACATGGGCAGGGACCATCTCTACTAGGACGGTTTGCAAATGGTCGCGTCGAAGAATTTATCCACGCACGG ACATTATCAGCATCTGATCTGCGTGAACCATCAATCTCTGCTCTTATAGCAGCCAAAATGAAGGAGTTCCACGATCTTGACATGCCTGGTGAAAAGAAAGTCCACCTTTGGGATAGATTACG AACATGGCTTAGCGAGGCCAAACGTTTGTCATCCCCTAAAGAAGTGGAAGCCTTTTATTTGGACATAATTGACAGGGAAATCTTTGTTTTGCAAAATGAACTATCAGGTGCTGCAAGCCAACGGATAGGATTTTGCCACAATGATTTGCAGTATGGTAACATAATGCTTGATGAAGAGACCAATGCTGTCACCATAATA GATTATGAATATGCAAGTTATAATCCTGTAGCATATGACATAGCAAACCACTTCTGTGAGATGGCTGCTAACTATCATACAGAAACACCTCATATTCTCAACTACAAGAACTATCCTG AGCTTGAGGAGCGTAGAAGATTTGTGAACACATATTTGAGTTCCTCAG GTGCGCAACCAAATGGCAGTGAAGTGGAGGATCTACTTCAAGAAATTGAGAAGTATACACTTGCAAATCATATTTTCTGGGGCGTTTGGGGAATAATTTCG GCTCAAGTAAACAAAATTGATTTCAACTACAAGGAGTATGCGAAACAGAGGTTTCAAGAATACTGGACAAGGAAACCTTATCTTTTAAGCCATGATGCTCCCTCTCCTTATAATGCACCTTCTCCTTATAACAATCCTGCCGAGGGTACAg GAGAGCTAGCAGCGCcaccacaaccaccaccaccaccaccaactcATGCAAGGAAGAGCTCGGGTATCTTTAAAAAGATGAAGAGAGTTTTAGGTCTTGGCTTGTTCAGGTCCTCCAAGAACTCCACCAGTTAG
- the LOC107471890 gene encoding geranylhydroquinone 3''-hydroxylase CYP76B74 isoform X2: protein MSSIPYPCDDSSSVPTSFLGLLLLHYSRSRCNSDSHVQSSSELLRDLANRELNAFLWLSLVVVTGLLLRKLFNLFSLWHRARNIPGPPCPSFYGHSKLISRENLTDVLSKSHEKYGPIVKLWLGPTQLLVSVKDPLLIQEMLIKAEDKLPFTGKAFRLAFGQSCLFAPSYEKVQKRRETLATELNERLLKTADLIPMNVTDFIVDKIENISAKGNIDCGLVSQHIAFTLMGATFFGDGFLACPKAAIYEELLMMIAKDACFWASYNVTPFWKQGFWRYQRLCTKLKCLTSDIAQHCRKSCKLFGQIDQNVHNESFNKEIKSAHCSQCCSDNEFGDYYFFRDLNDHQNAKEKEEPSGNIMRVMFHGCHTTAALISNILTRLVMHPEIQDKVYSEISMVGRNPSKYEQEDIYRMPLLLATIYESARLLPTGPMLQRCSLEHDLSLSTGVTIPAAAVLVVPVQLVQKDDSSWGSDASDFNPYRFLSNHAKESEEVTKSGFNLLELNDPNENAAFLPFGSGTRACVGQKFVIQVIATLLASLLNKYEIRPNSGSGDNSEPSLKNRLQSYPNSPILFVRRDQ, encoded by the exons ATGAGTAGTATTCCATATCCATGCGACGATTCTTCTTCTGTTCCAACGAGTTTCTtagggcttcttcttcttcactactCAAGAAGTAGATGCAACAGCGACAGCCATGTTCAAAGTTCCTCTGAGCTTCTCAGAGACTTAGCTAACAGGGAGCTCAACGCTTTCCTATGGCTCTCTCTCGTCGTCGTCACCGGACTCCTTCTCAGGAAACTCTTCAACCTCTTTAGTCTTTGGCACAGGGCAAGAAACATTCCTGGACCTCCCTGTCCCTCTTTTTATGGCCACTCTAAGCTTATTTCCCGCGAAAATCTCACCG ATGTTTTGTCAAAATCCCATGAGAAGTATGGACCAATTGTTAAGTTGTGGTTAGGTCCTACTCAGCTTTTGGTGTCAGTTAAGGATCCTCTACTGATTCAAGAGATGCTTATAAAAGCTGAGGATAAGTTGCCTTTTACTGGAAAAGCATTTCGTCTAGCCTTTGGGCAATCATGCCTCTTTGCCCCTTCTTATGAAAAG GtgcaaaagagaagagaaacatTGGCAACAGAATTGAATGAAAGATTGCTCAAGACTGCTGATCTGATTCCAATGAATGTTACAGACTTTATTGTGGATAAAATAGAAAACATCAGTGCCAAAGGAAATATTGATTGTGGGTTGGTTTCTCAGCATATAGCTTTCACCCTAATGGGAGCCACATTCTTTGGAGATGGCTTCTTGGCCTGTCCAAAAGCTGCAATTTATGAGGAACTCCTTATGATGATTGCTAAAGATGCTTGCTTTTGGGCTTCCTATAATGTTACTCCTTTCTGGAAACAAGGATTTTGGAGGTATCAACGCTTATGTACTAAGCTGAAATGCTTAACTAGTGATATCGCTCAGCATTGCAGAAAAAGCTGCAAGCTATTTGGCCAAATTGATCAAAATGTTCATAACGAAAGTTTTAACAAAGAAATAAAGTCAGCACATTGTTCGCAGTGCTGCTCTGATAATGAGTTTGGCGATTACTATTTCTTCCGTGACCTCAATGATCATCAAAAtgctaaagaaaaagaagagccTTCTGGGAACATCATGCGTGTGATGTTTCATGGATGTCACACAACTGCTGCTTTAATTTCCAATATATTGACTAGGCTTGTCATGCATCCAGAAATACAGGACAAG GTTTATTCTGAGATTAGCATGGTAGGGAGGAACCCATCAAAATATGAGCAGGAGGATATTTACAGGATGCCTTTGTTATTGGCTACAATCTATGAATCTGCACGCCTTCTGCCCACTGGTCCCATGCTACAGCGATGTTCTCTGGAACATG ACTTAAGTCTTTCAACTGGTGTAACCATACCTGCTGCAGCAGTGCTGGTTGTGCCTGTTCAATTGGTACAAAAGGATGACTCCAGTTGGGGGAGTGATGCAAGTGACTTTAATCCGTACCGATTTCTATCAAATCATGCAAAGGAATCAG AAGAAGTTACAAAGTCTGGTTTCAATTTGCTCGAACTAAATGATCCAAATGAAAACGCAGCATTTCTGCCTTTCGGATCTGGTACACGCGCATGTGTTGGGCAGAAATTTGTTATCCAAGTCATTGCAACATTGCTGGCATCATTACTCAACAAATATGAG ATAAGACCTAACTCCGGATCAGGTGATAACTCAGAACCAAGCTTGAAGAATCGTCTTCAGAGTTATCCTAACTCACCTATACTATTTGTTAGAAGGGACCAGTGA
- the LOC107472022 gene encoding LOW QUALITY PROTEIN: disease resistance protein RPM1-like (The sequence of the model RefSeq protein was modified relative to this genomic sequence to represent the inferred CDS: inserted 1 base in 1 codon) has product MAETAVLFVLNQVHQLLHEEWNFLASGRQAFTEIKDELDSIHAFLWDADVRAANGEANEGLKIWVAQLQEASIRIEDVIDEYIHVAQKVYHPGVMASIQKIGHFLVTLKSHYRILSEIEDIKLTIRGIKERSERYNFRSPFEQLGSSSSRRIEAVKWYDPRLASHFIEEAEVVGFESPRNELVDWLVDGAXVISVVGMGGIGKTTLGKLVFDSQVVKVHFDCHAFVTVSQSYTIKGLLIDLIEQFFKDTPLPQNIQNMDEKSLITKVRQYLQQKRYLVFFDDVWKQSFSDEIELAMPNNNKGSRIIITTRMMHAAEFFKKAFPVHVHNLQLLPPNKTWELFCKKAFRYELGHNCPSELMDVSHEIIKKCNGLPLAIVAIGGLLSTKPKTVFEWKKVSQNLSLELEHNAHLTNLTKILSLSFDDLPYYLRASMLYFGIYPEDYSINPMRLTRQWIAEGFVMYMERRTLEEVAMEYLTELINRSLVQISKVGFDGKIKRCQVHDLLREVIIRKMKDSNFCHFFHEDGPPVAIGKPRRLSLTSAKDLLSFNDLLHIRAIHIFDKGALPENFMKKSLVKSKHLKVLDFEDTSLNCIPSNLGNLFHLRYLNLRSTKIKVLPKSIGKLINLETLDLRQTLVHELPKEIKNLTKLRYLRGYYRNFNTDYSVLGTTRGIAMRKGIECLTSLQNLSFIEAYHDELDVIQGLKKLTQLRRLGLRRVRSEYGNALCSSIAEMKHLESLNITAISADEFINLNFESTPPQIRWFNLKARLEKLPDWIPKLEYLVKLRLNLSLLKDDSINSLKNLPNLLRLSLCDNAYDGKILHFKEGFPKLKKLVLVRLNDVHSIIIDKDSLPELEFLILRKIPNLKEVPSGIKHLEKLHFIEFADMPHEFIESIDRNKGQCYCFIKHVPLVFIRIKNGPRLDDYHLETIRSSSTVSNAEKLRYIDW; this is encoded by the exons ATGGCAGAAACTGCAGTATTGTTTGTTCTGAATCAAGTTCACCAGCTCCTACACGAAGAATGGAATTTTCTGGCAAGTGGCCGTCAGGCATTCACAGAGATTAAGGATGAATTGGATAGCATTCACGCCTTCCTCTGGGATGCAGATGTAAGGGCTGCAAATGGTGAAGCTaatgaaggactaaagatatggGTGGCGCAGCTGCAAGAAGCATCGATTCGCATAGAAGATGTCATTGATGAATACATTCATGTGGCACAAAAGGTGTATCATCCTGGAGTTATGGCTTCAATCCAGAAGATTGGTCACTTCCTTGTGACTCTGAAGTCTCATTATCGGATATTATCTGAGATAGAAGACATTAAGTTAACAATTCGAGGAATCAAAGAAAGAAGTGAAAGGTATAACTTTCGGTCACCTTTTGAACAACTAGGTTCAAGCAGTTCTAGAAGGATTGAAGCTGTCAAATGGTATGATCCTCGGTTAGCTTCCCATTTCATTGAAGAAGCAGAAGTTGTGGGATTCGAATCTCCGAGAAACGAATTGGTTGATTGGTTAGTTGATGGTG CTGTGATTTCAGTGGTAGGAATGGGAGGAATAGGAAAAACCACTCTTGGCAAGCTTGTTTTTGATAGCCAAGTGGTTAAAGTTCACTTTGATTGTCACGCCTTCGTGACAGTTTCTCAATCATACACTATAAAGGGTTTATTGATTGACCTGATAGAGCAATTTTTCAAAGACACGCCTCTTCCTCAGAATATACAGAACATGGACGAGAAGTCACTAATTACAAAAGTGAGGCAGTACCTTCAGCAAAAGAGGTATTTGGTTTTCTTTGATGATGTATGGAAACAAAGTTTTTCTGATGAGATTGAACTTGCCATGCCTAATAACAACAAAGGGAGTAGAATCATAATCACAACTAGAATGATGCATGCTGCTGAGTTCTTTAAGAAGGCTTTTCCTGTTCATGTGCACAATCTACAACTCTTGCCTCCTAATAAAACTTGGGAACTCTTCTGCAAGAAGGCATTTAGATACGAGCTCGGCCATAATTGTCCATCAGAGCTCATGGATGTGTCTCATGAAATCATTAAAAAATGCAACGGACTACCACTGGCAATTGTGGCCATCGGTGGTCTATTGTCGACGAAACCTAAAACTGTGTTCGAATGGAAAAAGGTGAGTCAAAATCTTAGTCTGGAACTAGAGCATAATGCTCATTTAACTAACTTGACAAAGATTTTATCACTGAGTTTTGATGATTTGCCATACTATTTAAGAGCAAGCATGTTGTATTTTGGTATATATCCAGAAGACTACTCAATTAATCCTATGAGATTGACAAGACAATGGATAGCTGAAGGCTTTGTTATGTATATGGAGAGAAGAACTTTAGAGGAAGTTGCCATGGAGTATTTAACAGAGTTAATAAACAGAAGTTTGGTCCAAATCTCTAAAGTAGGCTTTGATGGGAAAATTAAAAGATGCCAAGTTCACGATTTATTGCGTGAAGTGATCATAAGAAAGATGAAGGACTCGAATTTTTGCCATTTCTTTCATGAAGATGGTCCGCCAGTTGCAATTGGAAAACCGAGACGCCTTTCTCTTACTAGTGCCAAAGATTTGTTGAGCTTCAATGATCTCTTGCACATCCGGGCAATCCATATTTTTGATAAAGGTGCATTACCTGAAAATTTCATGAAAAAATCTCTTGTAAAGTCCAAGCACTTGAAGGTACTTGATTTCGAAGATACTTCACTGAACTGTATTCCAAGTAACTTGGGGAATTTATTTCACTTGAGATACTTAAACTTGAGGAGTACGAAAATAAAGGTTCTTCCCAAGTCTATTGGCAAGCTGATAAACTTAGAGACCTTGGATCTAAGACAAACACTTGTCCATGAGTTACCAAAGGAGATAAAAAATCTCACAAAGCTAAGATATCTTCGTGGTTACTACAGAAACTTCAACACAGATTATTCTGTTTTGGGAACTACAAGGGGGATTGCGATGAGAAAAGGAATTGAGTGCCTGACATCTCTACAAAACCTTTCTTTTATCGAGGCATATCATGATGAACTTGATGTTATTCAAGGACTTAAAAAGCTGACACAGTTAAGGAGGTTGGGCTTAAGGCGTGTGAGGAGTGAGTATGGAAATGCCTTATGTTCTTCAATAGCAGAGATGAAACACCTTGAATCTCTTAACATCACTGCAATATCTGCGGATGAATTCATTAACTTGAATTTCGAATCAACCCCGCCTCAAATTAGATGGTTCAATCTGAAAGCAAGGCTAGAGAAGTTGCCTGATTGGATTCCAAAACTTGAATATCTTGTGAAGCTAAGACTCAACTTATCCTTGTTAAAAGATGATTCAATAAATTCATTGAAGAACTTGCCAAACCTATTGCGGCTCAGTTTATGTGACAATGCTTATGATGGTAAAATTTTGCATTTTAAAGAAGGATTTCCTAAATTGAAGAAACTGGTTCTAGTTCGATTGAATGATGTGCATTCCATCATTATAGACAAAGATTCTTTGCCTGAACTTGAATTTCTTATTCTTAGAAAGATACCAAATTTGAAGGAGGTTCCCTCTGGGATCAAGCATTTGGAGAAACTGCATTTTATTGAATTCGCTGATATGCCACATGAATTCATTGAAAGCATTGATCGCAACAAAGGACAATGTTATTGCTTCATCAAGCATGTTCCCCTTGTCTTCATTCGAATCAAGAATGGGCCAAGATTAGATGATTATCATTTAGAAACCATACGTTCTTCATCCACTGTTTCGAATGCAGAG AAATTGAGGTACATCGACTGGTAG
- the LOC107471890 gene encoding geranylhydroquinone 3''-hydroxylase CYP76B74 isoform X1, translating to MSSIPYPCDDSSSVPTSFLGLLLLHYSRSRCNSDSHVQSSSELLRDLANRELNAFLWLSLVVVTGLLLRKLFNLFSLWHRARNIPGPPCPSFYGHSKLISRENLTDVLSKSHEKYGPIVKLWLGPTQLLVSVKDPLLIQEMLIKAEDKLPFTGKAFRLAFGQSCLFAPSYEKVQKRRETLATELNERLLKTADLIPMNVTDFIVDKIENISAKGNIDCGLVSQHIAFTLMGATFFGDGFLACPKAAIYEELLMMIAKDACFWASYNVTPFWKQGFWRYQRLCTKLKCLTSDIAQHCRKSCKLFGQIDQNVHNESFNKEIKSAHCSQCCSDNEFGDYYFFRDLNDHQNAKEKEEPSGNIMRVMFHGCHTTAALISNILTRLVMHPEIQDKVYSEISMVGRNPSKYEQEDIYRMPLLLATIYESARLLPTGPMLQRCSLEHDLSLSTGVTIPAAAVLVVPVQLVQKDDSSWGSDASDFNPYRFLSNHAKESGSAEEVTKSGFNLLELNDPNENAAFLPFGSGTRACVGQKFVIQVIATLLASLLNKYEIRPNSGSGDNSEPSLKNRLQSYPNSPILFVRRDQ from the exons ATGAGTAGTATTCCATATCCATGCGACGATTCTTCTTCTGTTCCAACGAGTTTCTtagggcttcttcttcttcactactCAAGAAGTAGATGCAACAGCGACAGCCATGTTCAAAGTTCCTCTGAGCTTCTCAGAGACTTAGCTAACAGGGAGCTCAACGCTTTCCTATGGCTCTCTCTCGTCGTCGTCACCGGACTCCTTCTCAGGAAACTCTTCAACCTCTTTAGTCTTTGGCACAGGGCAAGAAACATTCCTGGACCTCCCTGTCCCTCTTTTTATGGCCACTCTAAGCTTATTTCCCGCGAAAATCTCACCG ATGTTTTGTCAAAATCCCATGAGAAGTATGGACCAATTGTTAAGTTGTGGTTAGGTCCTACTCAGCTTTTGGTGTCAGTTAAGGATCCTCTACTGATTCAAGAGATGCTTATAAAAGCTGAGGATAAGTTGCCTTTTACTGGAAAAGCATTTCGTCTAGCCTTTGGGCAATCATGCCTCTTTGCCCCTTCTTATGAAAAG GtgcaaaagagaagagaaacatTGGCAACAGAATTGAATGAAAGATTGCTCAAGACTGCTGATCTGATTCCAATGAATGTTACAGACTTTATTGTGGATAAAATAGAAAACATCAGTGCCAAAGGAAATATTGATTGTGGGTTGGTTTCTCAGCATATAGCTTTCACCCTAATGGGAGCCACATTCTTTGGAGATGGCTTCTTGGCCTGTCCAAAAGCTGCAATTTATGAGGAACTCCTTATGATGATTGCTAAAGATGCTTGCTTTTGGGCTTCCTATAATGTTACTCCTTTCTGGAAACAAGGATTTTGGAGGTATCAACGCTTATGTACTAAGCTGAAATGCTTAACTAGTGATATCGCTCAGCATTGCAGAAAAAGCTGCAAGCTATTTGGCCAAATTGATCAAAATGTTCATAACGAAAGTTTTAACAAAGAAATAAAGTCAGCACATTGTTCGCAGTGCTGCTCTGATAATGAGTTTGGCGATTACTATTTCTTCCGTGACCTCAATGATCATCAAAAtgctaaagaaaaagaagagccTTCTGGGAACATCATGCGTGTGATGTTTCATGGATGTCACACAACTGCTGCTTTAATTTCCAATATATTGACTAGGCTTGTCATGCATCCAGAAATACAGGACAAG GTTTATTCTGAGATTAGCATGGTAGGGAGGAACCCATCAAAATATGAGCAGGAGGATATTTACAGGATGCCTTTGTTATTGGCTACAATCTATGAATCTGCACGCCTTCTGCCCACTGGTCCCATGCTACAGCGATGTTCTCTGGAACATG ACTTAAGTCTTTCAACTGGTGTAACCATACCTGCTGCAGCAGTGCTGGTTGTGCCTGTTCAATTGGTACAAAAGGATGACTCCAGTTGGGGGAGTGATGCAAGTGACTTTAATCCGTACCGATTTCTATCAAATCATGCAAAGGAATCAG GTTCTGCAGAAGAAGTTACAAAGTCTGGTTTCAATTTGCTCGAACTAAATGATCCAAATGAAAACGCAGCATTTCTGCCTTTCGGATCTGGTACACGCGCATGTGTTGGGCAGAAATTTGTTATCCAAGTCATTGCAACATTGCTGGCATCATTACTCAACAAATATGAG ATAAGACCTAACTCCGGATCAGGTGATAACTCAGAACCAAGCTTGAAGAATCGTCTTCAGAGTTATCCTAACTCACCTATACTATTTGTTAGAAGGGACCAGTGA
- the LOC107472029 gene encoding uncharacterized protein LOC107472029, protein MDTQKSQPETHSSSVATAPSATSCRKKKNEEATFLQDVKDHIDEFVHASMEEHKTCFQKTVQKMFGLSKVVAERNSDATKEVESSLPLQTIVQD, encoded by the exons ATGGACACACAGAAAAGCCAACCCGAAACACATTCATCATCAGTTGCAACTGCACCATCGGCTACGTCATGTcgaaagaagaagaacgaagaaGCAACATTCTTGCAGGATGTGAAGGATCACATTGACGAGTTTGTTCATGCTTCGATGGAAGAACACAAAACTTGCTTTCAGAAAACAGTTCAGAAG ATGTTTGGCTTATCCAAGGTTGTTGCGGAAAGGAACTCTGATGCTACCAAAGAAGTTGAAAGCTCTCTGCCTCTTCAGACAATCGTACAAGATTAG
- the LOC107471637 gene encoding LOW QUALITY PROTEIN: WAT1-related protein At5g07050-like (The sequence of the model RefSeq protein was modified relative to this genomic sequence to represent the inferred CDS: inserted 1 base in 1 codon), with protein MASEKVRRYTKFVENSQLYLAMIFLQFVYGGMNIITKVSLNQGMSHYVLVVYRHVFATVAIAPFAIIFERKHQPRITFPIFIQIFILALLGPVIDQNLYYAGLKFTSPTFACALSNTLPAMTFVMAVLCRMEKMNIKKVRCQAKVMGTVFTVAGAMVMTLYKGPIVEMVWTKHHRTKTNAKDTNNTQISSDKQWFIGSIFIILSTLAWASLFVLQAKVIETYKNHHLSLTSLICFIGIIQATVVTFLMERXVWLIGWDMNLLAAAYAGVFSSSMSYYVQGLVMQKKGPVFATAFIPLMMIIVAIMGFFLLAEQIYLGG; from the exons atggcAAGTGAAAAGGTTAGACGTTACACCAAATTTGTTGAGAACTCTCAGCTTTATTTGGCTATGATTTTTTTGCAGTTTGTGTATGGTGGCATGAACATTATAACTAAAGTGTCGCTTAACCAAGGCATGAGCCATTATGTTCTTGTGGTTTATCGCCACGTCTTTGCAACTGTTGCCATTGCTCCATTTGCTATCATCTTTGAAAG gaaACATCAACCAAGGATAACATTCCCAATTTTCATACAAATTTTTATCCTAGCTCTGCTTGG GCCTGTGATTGATCAAAATTTGTACTATGCTGGGTTGAAATTCACTTCACCAACCTTCGCATGTGCACTGAGCAACACACTTCCTGCCATGACATTTGTGATGGCTGTTTTATGCAG GATGGAGAAGATGAACATAAAGAAAGTGAGGTGTCAAGCTAAGGTAATGGGAACCGTTTTTACTGTAGCTGGGGCCATGGTGATGACCTTGTACAAAGGTCCTATTGTGGAGATGGTGTGGACCAAACATCATAGGACTAAAACCAATGCCAAGGATACAAATAATACCCAAATATCCTCGGACAAACAATGGTTCATAGGCTCCATCTTTATTATCCTTTCTACCCTAGCTTGGGCATCCCTCTTTGTTTTACAG GCCAAAGTGATAGAAACCTACAAGAATCATCATCTTAGCCTCACATCACTAATCTGCTTCATAGGAATTATTCAAGCTACTGTTGTTACTTTTTTAATGGAAC CAGTCTGGTTAATTGGCTGGGATATGAACTTACTCGCTGCTGCTTATGCT GGGGTGTTTTCATCAAGCATGTCATACTATGTGCAAGGATTAGTGATGCAAAAGAAAGGGCCTGTATTTGCAACTGCATTTATCCCTCTAATGATGATCATTGTCGCTATAATGGGCTTCTTTCTTCTCGCTGAGCAAATTTATCTAGGAGGGTAA